One window from the genome of Nocardioides panaciterrulae encodes:
- a CDS encoding fasciclin domain-containing protein: MKSNTLRRTGGLAALALTATMGLAACGNSDDTSASASDSTSMSSTPSDNSSSDSMASDAGAQTFGPGCSAIPTSGAGSFGGMATQPVATAASANPLLQTLVKAVGAAGLGDTLNSAQGITVFAPTDDAFGKIPSKTLDSVLKDKKTLTTILSHHVIGEQLSPDQLAGTHKTLAGDTVTVKGSGEDFTVGDENAKILCGNIPTANATVYVVDTVLMPNS, from the coding sequence ATGAAGAGCAACACCCTCCGCCGCACGGGCGGGCTCGCCGCCCTGGCCCTCACCGCCACCATGGGCCTGGCCGCCTGCGGGAACAGCGACGACACCAGCGCCTCGGCATCCGACAGCACCAGCATGTCGTCGACGCCCAGTGACAACAGCAGCTCGGACTCGATGGCGTCCGACGCCGGTGCGCAGACCTTCGGCCCCGGCTGCTCGGCGATCCCGACCTCGGGCGCCGGCTCCTTCGGCGGCATGGCCACCCAGCCGGTCGCGACCGCCGCCAGCGCGAACCCCCTGCTGCAGACCCTGGTCAAGGCGGTCGGCGCCGCGGGCCTCGGGGACACCCTGAACTCCGCCCAGGGCATCACCGTCTTCGCGCCGACCGACGACGCGTTCGGCAAGATCCCGTCCAAGACGCTGGACAGCGTCCTCAAGGACAAGAAGACGCTGACCACGATCCTGTCGCACCACGTGATCGGCGAGCAGCTCTCGCCCGACCAGCTCGCCGGCACCCACAAGACGCTGGCGGGCGATACCGTCACCGTGAAGGGCTCGGGCGAGGACTTCACTGTCGGCGACGAGAACGCCAAGATCCTGTGCGGCAACATCCCGACCGCGAACGCCACGGTCTACGTGGTCGACACGGTGCTGATGCCGAACAGCTGA
- a CDS encoding molybdopterin-dependent oxidoreductase, whose protein sequence is MTSRLLHAWFGVLATLVGVAAGHLVAALTEPSASPVLAVGSAVIDLTPTPLKEWAIAHFGSNDKTVLVGSVLVGVLLLAAVAGLLARRRLAYGAALLVVLVAIAAAAALSRPTAGPIEVLPSVVAAIAGVGALAWLVTRTTSGAVPAGSAAADDRHRDTSHGDTSHRGTSRRAVLVASGTLTVAAAAMGGIGRWIGSYLTRPEDVALPAPDDPAPAFPAGLDDRVPGITPFRTATSDFYRVDTRLTLPAVGLDGWRLTIDGDVDREVGFSFDDLTQMDLIERDITLTCVSNEVGGHYVGGARWLGVSLTDLLDRAGIGHTGADQILSTDVDGMTISTPLELATDGRDAMIAIGMNGAALPREHGFPARMVVPGLYGFISATKWITRMTLTTYAEHDAYWTQRGWATDAPIKIASRIDTPRPLATIDAGRTLIGGVAWAQHRGGVAKVEVRIDGGPWQEARLGPSAGNDYWRQWYLPWSAGSGRHTLTVRATDGRGEQQTAVRATPFPDGSSGLQQVVVTVT, encoded by the coding sequence ATGACCTCACGACTGCTCCATGCCTGGTTCGGCGTGCTCGCCACCCTCGTCGGGGTCGCCGCCGGCCACCTCGTCGCCGCGCTGACGGAGCCGTCCGCCTCCCCGGTGCTGGCCGTCGGCTCGGCCGTCATCGACCTGACCCCGACCCCGCTGAAGGAGTGGGCGATCGCCCACTTCGGGAGCAACGACAAGACCGTGCTGGTCGGGTCGGTGCTGGTCGGGGTGCTGCTGCTGGCCGCGGTCGCGGGCCTGCTCGCGCGCCGCCGGCTGGCGTACGGCGCCGCGCTGCTGGTCGTCCTGGTGGCGATCGCGGCGGCGGCCGCGCTGTCCCGGCCGACCGCGGGGCCGATCGAGGTGCTGCCGAGCGTGGTCGCGGCCATCGCCGGCGTCGGCGCGCTGGCCTGGCTGGTGACCAGGACGACCTCCGGTGCCGTTCCGGCCGGATCCGCGGCCGCCGACGACCGGCACCGGGACACCAGCCACGGGGACACCAGCCACCGGGGCACCAGCCGCCGGGCGGTGCTGGTCGCCTCCGGCACGCTGACCGTCGCGGCCGCCGCGATGGGCGGGATCGGCCGGTGGATCGGCTCCTACCTCACCCGCCCGGAGGACGTGGCGCTGCCGGCGCCCGACGACCCGGCGCCGGCGTTTCCGGCCGGGCTGGACGACCGGGTGCCCGGCATCACGCCGTTCCGCACCGCCACCTCCGACTTCTACCGGGTCGACACGCGCCTCACCCTGCCCGCCGTCGGCCTGGACGGCTGGCGCCTGACCATCGACGGCGACGTCGACCGCGAGGTCGGGTTCAGCTTCGACGACCTGACCCAGATGGACCTGATCGAGCGGGACATCACGCTGACCTGCGTGTCCAACGAGGTCGGCGGCCACTACGTCGGCGGCGCGCGCTGGCTGGGCGTGTCGCTGACCGACCTGCTCGACCGGGCCGGCATCGGGCACACCGGGGCCGACCAGATCCTGTCCACCGACGTGGACGGCATGACGATCAGCACCCCGCTGGAGCTGGCCACCGACGGCCGGGACGCGATGATCGCGATCGGCATGAACGGCGCGGCGCTGCCCCGCGAGCACGGGTTCCCGGCCCGGATGGTCGTCCCCGGCCTGTACGGCTTCATCAGCGCCACCAAGTGGATCACCCGGATGACGCTGACCACCTACGCCGAGCACGACGCCTACTGGACCCAGCGCGGCTGGGCCACCGACGCCCCCATCAAGATCGCCAGCCGGATCGACACGCCCCGGCCGCTGGCCACGATCGACGCCGGCCGCACCCTCATCGGCGGCGTCGCGTGGGCGCAGCACCGCGGCGGGGTCGCGAAGGTCGAGGTGCGCATCGACGGCGGCCCCTGGCAGGAGGCCCGGCTGGGCCCCTCGGCCGGCAACGACTACTGGCGGCAGTGGTACCTGCCCTGGTCGGCCGGCAGCGGCCGGCACACGCTCACCGTGCGCGCCACCGACGGCCGGGGCGAGCAGCAGACCGCGGTCCGCGCGACCCCGTTCCCGGACGGCTCCAGCGGCCTGCAGCAGGTCGTGGTCACCGTCACATGA
- a CDS encoding anti-sigma factor — MSDMHALSGAYAVDALDELEQARFERHLAECAVCRAEVDELREAAALMAETSALEPDPALRVRVLSEIATVRPLPPHTGAAGPSAPHRRRWLAPLAAAAAVVAALGVGGTVWHPWTDDSSQAQPSAIQRVLRAADAQRVTKTVDGDGEATLVRSRSMNEAVLLTKNMPAPPAGKVYELWLQDPDKGMVPAGLMPDGATSVLLSGDAADAIGAGITVEPPGGSTVPTSDPVLLFRFENA, encoded by the coding sequence ATGAGCGACATGCATGCGCTGTCCGGCGCCTACGCCGTCGACGCCCTCGACGAGCTGGAGCAGGCCCGCTTCGAGCGGCACCTCGCCGAGTGCGCGGTCTGCCGGGCCGAGGTCGACGAGCTGCGCGAGGCGGCGGCGCTGATGGCCGAGACCTCCGCCCTCGAGCCCGACCCGGCCCTGCGGGTCCGGGTGCTGTCGGAGATCGCGACGGTGCGCCCGCTGCCCCCGCACACCGGTGCCGCCGGCCCGTCCGCGCCGCACCGCCGCCGCTGGCTCGCGCCGCTGGCCGCCGCGGCCGCCGTGGTGGCCGCGCTCGGCGTGGGCGGCACGGTCTGGCACCCGTGGACCGACGACTCCTCCCAGGCCCAGCCGTCCGCGATCCAGCGGGTGCTCCGCGCCGCGGACGCCCAGCGGGTGACGAAGACTGTCGACGGGGACGGCGAGGCCACCCTCGTACGCTCGCGGTCGATGAACGAGGCCGTGCTGCTCACCAAGAACATGCCCGCCCCGCCCGCGGGCAAGGTCTACGAGCTCTGGCTCCAGGACCCCGACAAGGGCATGGTGCCGGCCGGGCTGATGCCCGACGGCGCCACCTCGGTGCTGCTCTCCGGTGACGCCGCCGACGCCATCGGCGCCGGGATCACGGTCGAGCCGCCGGGTGGCTCGACCGTGCCCACCTCGGACCCGGTGCTCCTGTTCAGGTTCGAGAACGCCTGA
- the sigK gene encoding ECF RNA polymerase sigma factor SigK, which produces MDPIRPVRDGAPSIEGAPAPAAAADTHGQLADLLRRSGRGDQGAFAALYDATSRRAYGLAVRVVRDPAQAEEVTQEAYLEVWRSSTRFDPARGSALSWILTIVHRKAVDRVRSAEASSRRDLTYHQQNQPVDHDATAEAAEASLEAHRVRGALAHLTEVQREALELAYFGGYTHTEVATMLDLPVGTAKTRIRDGLIRLRDAMGVGR; this is translated from the coding sequence GTGGACCCCATCCGGCCCGTGCGGGACGGCGCCCCCTCGATCGAGGGGGCGCCGGCGCCCGCCGCCGCGGCCGACACGCACGGACAGCTGGCCGACCTGCTCCGCAGGTCCGGCCGAGGCGACCAGGGCGCCTTCGCCGCGTTGTACGACGCGACGTCGCGCCGTGCGTACGGCCTGGCGGTCCGGGTGGTCCGCGACCCGGCACAGGCCGAAGAGGTGACCCAGGAGGCCTACCTCGAGGTGTGGCGGAGCTCGACCCGGTTCGACCCCGCCCGCGGCAGCGCCCTGTCCTGGATCCTCACGATCGTCCACCGCAAGGCGGTGGACCGGGTCCGGTCCGCGGAGGCCTCGAGCCGCCGGGACCTGACCTACCACCAGCAGAACCAGCCGGTCGACCATGACGCGACCGCGGAGGCCGCCGAGGCCTCGCTCGAGGCCCACCGGGTCCGGGGCGCGCTGGCCCACCTCACCGAGGTGCAGCGCGAGGCCCTGGAGCTGGCGTACTTCGGGGGCTACACACATACGGAGGTGGCGACGATGCTCGACCTGCCGGTCGGCACCGCCAAGACCCGGATCCGGGACGGCCTGATCCGACTACGAGACGCGATGGGGGTGGGAAGATGA